CAGGGTGGCACACCCCAACCGGGACAGCCAGTCGGCCCACCCGAGCCCGGCGACGGCGACGAGGAGGGCGAACCCGGCGAAGAAGGTGGCGAACACGAGTACTACGAGATGGACCCCGAGGAGTTCGCCCAAGAGCTTGATGAGGAGCTGGGGCTCGATCTCGAACCGAAAGGAAAGCGCGTCGTCGAAGAAATCGAGGGCGACTTTACTGATGTGACGAAGGTCGGACCCAAAGGGACCCTCGACTTCGAGGAGCTGTTTAAAAGAGGGCTAAAACGAAAGCTCGCGATGGATTTCGACGACGAGTACATCCGCGAGGCACTGAAAATCGAAGGGAAAGGCCCCGAATCGATCTTCGAGTGGGCTCGCAGCGAGGAGCGAATTCCCGTCTCGTTTGCCTGGATCGAAGAGGCCTACAACGAGATCCCGGCCGACGAGCGCACCAAGTGGTCGAGCTTCGAGGAGTTCGAAGCAAACGTCGACCAGACCACTGTCGGCCAGCGAATCCGGCGAGATGGCATAAAGGAAATCCCGTTCCGCCGGGAGGACGAGCGCTACCGCCACCCAGAGATCATCGAAAAGAAGGAACGGAACGTCGTCGTAATCAATATACGGGACGTCTCCGGCTCGATGCGGGAACAGAAGCGAGAACTCGTCGAGCGGACGTTGACCCCACTCGATTGGTATCTCACTGGCAAGTACGACAACGCCGAGTTCCACTACATCGCCCACGACGCCGACGCCTGGGAAGTCGAACGCGAGAAGTTCTTCGGCATCCGCTCGGGCGGCGGGACCCGTATTTCATCGGCCTACGAACTGGCCGCCGAAATCTTGGAGGAATACCCCTTCAGCGAGTGGAACCGATACGTGTTCGCCGCCGGGGACTCCGAAAACTCCTCGAACGACACGAAAGATCGCGTCATCCCACTCATGCAGGAAATTCCGGCGAACCTCCACGCCTACGTGGAGACCCAGCCCGGTGGGACCGCGATTAATGCAACCCACGCCGAAGAGGTCGAACGCGCCCTCGGGACGACTGGCAACGTCGCCGTGACACGAGTGACCCAGCCCGACGACGTGGTCGACGCGATCTACGAGATCCTCAGCACCGAAGACGGTGCGGAGAGTGATTCACAATGAAAGACGAACGATTAGACGCCAGGCGGATCGCCGCCGGGCTCGACGAGTCGGTGTCCGAAGCAGCCAATCTGGCACGCAAACTTGGACTCGATCCCTACCCGGTGAACTACTGGATCGTCGACCACGACGAAATGAACGAACTCATCGCCTACAGCGGGTTCCAAGATCGCTACCCACACTGGCGATGGGGAATGGCCTACGACCGCCAACAGAAGAAAGACCAGTTCGGGATGGGCAAGGCCTTCGAGATTGTCAACAACGACAATCCCTCGCATGCCTTCCTGCAGGAGTCCAACACGATGGCCGACCAGAAGGCGGTCATCACCCACGTTGAAGCCCACGCCGACTTCTTCGCCAACAACAGTTGGTTCGGCCTCTACAGCGACCGCGGGGTCGACGGCAGCGATCCGGACGCCGCGGCCATGCTCGAACGCCACGGTGAGGCCATCGCCCAGTATATGGACGATCCCGATATCGAGCGCACGGAGGTCGAGCGGTTGATCGATGCGGTACTCTGTATCGAGGACACCATCGATCAACATCGGACACTTGCGGCCGCAGACAGCGACGACGCCGATCACGATCTCGAAGACATCCACGATAGGCTCGATCAGCTCGGCCTGTCGGAGGACGTCCGCCAGCAGGTCTTCGACGAGGAGTGGCTCGAAGCGCGAGCCGCAGCCGACGAGGCCGCCGGGATCGACGACCCACGGCTCGACGTAATCGCGTTCCTCAGAGACCACGGCAAGCGCTTCGATGCGGAGGCCGGGAAGGCCGTCGACCGCGAGGAATGGGAGACCGACGTCATCGAACGGCTGCGCGAGGAGTCGTACTACTTCGCGGCCCAAAAAATGACCAAGGTGATGAACGAGGGGTGGGCCGCCTACTGGGAGTCGCTGATGATGGGCGACGAACGGTTCGCTGGCACTGATGAGTTCATCACCTACGCCGACCACCAGGCCCGCGTCCTTGGGTCGCCAGGGCTCAACCCCTACAAACTGGGCAAGGAGCTGTGGGATCATCTCGAAAACACGACCAACCGGCAAGAGGTTGCCGACAAACTGCTCCGCGTCGAAGGGATCACGTGGCGCAACTTCAAAGAGACAGTCGACTTCGATGAGATCGCTGCACTGCTGGCTCCCGATCCAGTGATCGCTGGCGTCGACACCGAGCGACTCGACGAACTGGCCGAGATGGCCGACGAAGGCGACCCGCGAATCGACGCTGAGGCAGTCGACCGTGCGATTGCAACCCGAGATGGTGAACTCGACAGCGACGATCCCGAGGCCATCGACGTCGACCGCTATCCGTGGAAAGTCCTCACCTACGAGGGGTTGGCCGAACGCCACTTCTCGCTGGCCAAACGGCAGAACCGGGGGTTCATCAAGCGGGTCGACCGCTCGGAACTCGAACAGCTAGCACGCTATATGTTCGACGACGAGAAGTACGTGACTGTCGAAGAAGCGATTGCGGACGTCGACTACAGCGCTGGCTGGGACCGGATGCGCGAAGTTCGCGAAAGTCACAACGACGTGACGTTCATCGACGAGTTCCTCACCGGCGAGTTCGTCCTCCACAACAACTACTTCACCTACGAGTACTCCCACGCCGGCGGCGAGTATCGCGTGGCAAGTACGGCCGCCGAGGACGTCAAAACAAAGCTCCTGTTGCAGTTCACCAACTTCGGTAAACCCTCGATTGCGGTGTACGACGGCAACTTCGACAACAAGGGCGAACTCCTCCTTGGCCACCGGTACAACGGGGTCGCCCTCGACATCGGCGAGGCCAAAGACGTGCTCGAACGCGTGTTCGATCTTTGGGGTCGACCGGTGAACCTGATGACCATCCGTACCGAGTACGACGACCACGAACTGGAGGTCGCTCGCAGGCGGGGCCGGGAACCCGAAGGCACCGAGGTCGGAATCCGAATCCGGTTCGACGGAACCGGGTTTGAGGAACACAACCTAGAGCCGGAACTCGCGGATGCAATCGAGGCCAGCGAGGTCGACTACGACACCAAGCCCGACGAATGGCTGGCGTAGGCGGTCCCTACCGTTTTGCAAGCGATGGTTCGCGCGACAAGAGACTCGTCGCAGCCGTTGATCGCAACGTCGACGCCCTCACCGACGGGCGCAGTTGCGGCGGCCTTGCCGAGCCCATGGCTTGAGGCAGTTACGAGCGCAACGTTGCCGGAGAGTTCGAGATCTATGCCGGAGCAGTTGCGAAGAATCCGAAGAAGCGTTAGTCGTCGAGGTGGTGAAGATTACTCGTCGAGTGCCTGCCAGGAGAGCCGCGGGTTTCGGGCGGCGTCGACCTGATCGATCCGACCCGCAGTGGTCCGTGACGGTGCGGTTTCGATTGCCTCGTCAGTGTCACTGTAGGCGTTGTTGAACGCCTCGGCGAGCGTGTCGAGAGTCCGTCGACTCTCGATCTCGGTCGGCTCGGTCAACATTGCCTCCGGAACCATCTCGGGCCATTTGGTCGTCGGCGGATGGACACCAAAGTCCAACATTCGCTTGGCGATATCGGCGGCATCACGGTCGCCCGCGGTTGCGGCGAACTCGTGGTGGAACGGACCGTATGGCACGTCCATCTCCAACTGCTCGGCGAGGTAGTTGGCATTTAACACGGCCTTGGCGCTCGCGTCTGACAGTCCCGCGTCGCCCAGCCGGGCGATGTAGGCGTAGGCTTTGACTACCACGAGCCAGTTGCCCGCGAAACCGTGGACCTTGCCGATTGATTGGGCCGGCTCGAAGCGCTCGTAGTCGCCGTCATCGGTTTCTCGAACGCGGGGCGTCGGGAGGAACGCGGCGAGATCGTCGACCACGCCCACTGGTCCGGCTCCCGGCCCGCCGCCGCCGTGGGGCGTTGCAAACGTCTTGTGGACGTTGTAGTGCATAATATCGAACCCCATATCGCCGGGGCGTCCCCTGCCGAGGAGGGCGTTGAGGTTCGCACCGTCGTAGTAGAGTAGGCCACCCACGTCGTGAACCGTCTCGGCGATTTCGACGATATCGCGCTCGAAGAGGCCGACCGTGTTGGGATTGGTCAACATCAGCGCGGCAGTCTCATCGGAGACGGCAGCTTTCAGCGCTTCGAGGTCGACACGCCCGCCCTCGTCGGAGGGGAGTTCAACCACGTCGTAGCCCGCCATCGCCGCGGTGGCGAAGTTAGTACCGTGGGCCGACGCCGGGATGATGACCTCGCTGCGGTCGTTGCCGTGGTGTTCGTGGTAGGCTTTCGCGATGAGGATTCCCGTGAACTCGCCTGCGGCTCCGGCGGGTGGCTGGAGCGTGACTGCGTCCATCCCACCGATGGTTGCGAGGTACTCCTGCAGACCGTGAAGCAGGCCGAGGTTCCCCTGTGCGCTCCGCGCCGAACGGTCGGGGTGGATCGCCGCGTTCGGGTCGGCGGCGACGTCCTCGGTGAACTTGGGGTTATATTTCATCGTACAGGAGCCGAGCGGATAGGGGCCGCTGTCGATGCTCCAGTTCATCTGGGAAAGGCGGGTGTAGTGACGGGCTAACTCCGGCTCCGAGAGCGATGGCAGGGTGAGATAGTCACGAGTGAGGTCGTCCGGAAGCGGCGACTCGTCTTTGCCGCTGATCTCGACAGTCGACGTGTCCTTTTCCGACAACAGTGGTTCGTGTTTTGCGTCGTCTTCGGTGTATTGGGCTTGGTCGTAGATCATCAGGCGGCCTCCTGTAAGGCGTCGACTAACCCATCGGTCGCGTGGGAAGTGGTCTCGGTGAGACAGATCTGGAGCAGGTGGTCCTCGATAGCGTGGATCGCGTACCCTTCGGCCTCGACGTCTGCAGTGATCGCCGCTGCTGGCTGATCGGTGTGTACCACGAACTCACGGAAGTGGTGTCGGTCGTGGATTGGGGCTTGATACCCCTCTATGTCGTCGACGCGCTCTGCCAGCGCCGCGGCATCTCGAACGCAGTCCTCGGCGAGGTCGACCAGTCCATCGGGACCGAGCGAGGCGATATGTATCGCCGCACGGAGCGCGACCCACGCCTGATTCGTACAGATGTTGGAGGTCGCCCGCTCCTTGCGGATGTGCTGTTCGCGGGTCTGGAGCGTGAGCGTGTAGGCTCGGCGCTTGTCGACATCACTGCCGACACCGACGAGTCGACCCGGAACCTGCCGGAGGAACCGATCACTGGTCGCAAAGATTCCGAGCCCCATTCCGTAGCTGGTCGGGAGACCGAGCACATCGGCCTCGCCAACGACCACGTCAGCACCGACGCTGGCAGGCTCTTCAAGCAACGAGAGCGCAACGAGATCCGAGCCGAGACAGAACACCGCCTCAGTGTCGGTGGCGAGCTCGCCGATCTCGCTGAGCCCTTCCTCGATGGTGCCGCGAACGGTCGGGTTCTCGGCGTAGATCATGACCGTCTCCTCGCCAGCGAGGTCGACGAGGGCTTCGCGGTCGACGTTGCCATCATCCATCGGATAGGATTCGACACTGAGTCCCGCACCGTCGACGTAGTTTTCGAGCACCGACCGCTTGCCCTCGCGGAGCAGTTCAGGTACGAGAATCGTTTGGCCGCTGGTCTCTCGAACACGGTCGGCCAGCAGGGCGGCCTCCGCGAGTGCAGTTGCGCCGTCGTACATCGAACAGTTGGCAACCGGCAGGCCAGTGAGTTCGACCAGCATTGATTGGTACTCGAAGAGGGCTTGGAGGAAGCCCTGTGTGATCTCGGGTTGGTACTGGGTGTAGCTGGTGAGGAACTCCGCGCGATCCGAGAGGTGGTCGACAAGCGAGGGGACGTAGTGGCTGTAGTGGCCCCGTCCCATGAACTCGGTGAGGTCGTCGTTGCGGGCGAACAGTCGCTGCATCTCACCGCGAATCGCCTGCTCGCTCCGGGGTTCGATACCGAAGTTGCCGTCGAAGGCCACCTCGTCGGGAATATCGAAGAGGTCGGCTTCGGTGTCGACGCCGACCGAATCGAGCATGGCGGCGGTTTCCTCGGCCGTGTGCGGTGCAAACGGGCTGCCGTCTGTATCTGTCATTTATAAAAGCTCAGTTCGTGGTTATGCAATCTGGTCACGATACTCGTCGGCCGAAAGCAGGTCGTCGAACTCGCTGTCGTCGCTGGGGTCGACTTCAAGCATCCAGCCATCGCCGAACGGGTCGTCGTTGACGAGTTCGGGTTGGTCGAAGAGATCTTCGTTGACCGCGGTCACTGCGCCCGAAATCGGGGCATAGAGGTCCGAAACGGCTTTAATGGATTCGACGACACCGAAGGCCGACCCGGCGTCGATCTCGTCGCCGACGGCGGGCAGTTCGACGAAGACGACATCGCCCAGTTCGTCTTGGGCGAAATCGGAAACCCCGATCCGGACCGTCTCGTCATCCGTTGTCGTCCACTCGTGCGATTCGAGATAGCTCAGGTCGTCGGGTACATCAAAACTCATCTGTGGTGGGTTGGTGTGTGTTGGTCGGTGGCGGGTATGACTACTTCGAAACGAACGGCAGGGCGGTGAGTTCGGCCCGTTTTTCGGTGCCGCGGACGACGATACTGACTGACTCGTCGGGCGTGGCGTGTTCGATGTCGACATAGCCGAGGCCGATCCCCTCGGAGAGTGTCGGACTCATCGTGCCGGAGGTCAGCGTGCCGATCTCTTCGCCTGCCTCGTCGACCAGTTGGTAACCGTTTCGGGGAACGCCCCGTTCAAGCATGGTGACGCCGACGAACGTCTGGTCGACGCCCTGTTCTTGCAGGTCCGCGAGCGCATCGCGGCCGACAAAGTCGGTATCGAGGTCGACCGTAAAGGCAATATCGGCCTCGTAGGGGGTCCGTGGCTCCTCGGTGGGATCGAAATCCTGCCCTGAGAGGAGAAAACCCATCTCGATGCGGAGGGTGTCGCGGGCACCCAGTCCACAAGGCTGGCAGTCGAAGGCGGTCCAGACGGCCTCGGCGTCGGCGGTCGGACAGAGGATTTCAAACCCGTCCTCGCCGGTGTAGCCGGTTCGGGCGATCCGGCAGTCGACGCCGGCAATCTCGCCTCTGGTGTGTTCGAACCGCGAGAGGTCGAGAATCGAGTCGTCTGCGGCCGCCGCGACGTGGGCGGGAGCCTCGGGCCCCTGAACAGCGAACATCGCCCACTGCTCGGTGACATTGTCGACGCTGGCTGTAAGCCCCCACTCGTCGCGGTGGTCGATCCACCACTCTGTGAACTGGCTGTCGTGGCCCGCGTTCGGGATGAACAGGTAGGCCGCCTCGCCCTCGCGGTCGGGGAGTCGGTAGACCACAGTATCGTCGAGGATGACGCCGTCTTCGCGGGTGATACAGGCGTACTGGGCCCTCCCCGGCGAGAGCGACGCCACGTCGTTGGTCGTCAGTCGGTCCATCAGTTGGGTTGCATCCCGACCGGTGACTTCGATCTCACTCATGTGTGAGACATCGAAAATACCGACATGGTCGCGGACGGCCGCATGTTCGGTTTTGATCGAGTCGAACTCGACGGGCATCTCCCAGCCACCGAACTCGGTGACCGACGCGCCGTGGGCCGTATGTCGCTCCGCGAGCGGCGGGTGTCGTCGGGCCATACAGTTACCTCCACCCGGCGAAAGTAAGGTGTTGCCATCGGCACCCGAAACACTGGCTACGCAGTCGCTACAGACATGAGATGCTGATCGAAAGCGACTACTGAGCAATGAGATCAACAACCACAAAGGGAGAAGCACGGGGACCAGCCGTGTGGGAGAACAACGCCGTCGACAGACCTCAGGCCGCGAGGATCGTGGGCTCGGCGCGGCTTGCTCGCCAGACGTTTGCTCGGACGCCCGCGCGAGCGAGATCGAGCGTTACCGAATCGCCGACATCCCGCGAGGCGAGTTCACGCCGTAGACTGCTGTTGTCGTACTCGACGACCTGATAGGTACTGTTCGTTGCGTCGACAACTGTCATCCCACCGTGTTCGTTCATATCAGAGACAACCGTATACGAATGACCGCCATCCTCTGGAGGGGTTTGCTCCATGCGTTGTATACCGCTCAATACCCAAATAAAACTCCTGATGTTCTACGTATGTATTATTTTCCGTGATATATATCTCAAAGTTTGGCTGATTGTTTTAGTAGTCCAGAAATCTGTTGTTTCGTGTCAACACCTCCCTCAACGGCAACTGCCCGCCACGCATCACCCCGCGAACTGAGCGGTTCAAGCCAGACCCGTACGGTCGAGCCGTTAGCTGCCATCGCCAATGTCTCGTGGACCTCCGTTGTGGCGTATTCGAGGACCTGATATGTCCGACTGCCGGTCACCTCCGAGAGCGTGAGCGCGCCGTGGTCGTTCATCGGCCGGTCGATGGCACACGGTGTGTGAGGGGCAGTAGTCGGGACCATATTTGATAATAATTAATGCTGAGTGATAAACGTGTGGCCATCTTACATACACAATCATTATGTATTTTATTTCAGATTATCTCGTACACCAGATCATCACAGTGGATGGAAGTCATGAGTGGGTTCGGTGAGAAGACAGTCGGTGACACCAACCGCCTATAAGCTGTCGACTCCGTCGCCACGTGGACGATAGCATGAGCAAACGGCACGTCTATACCGGCTGCGGGTCGACTGCACGATAATGTCGTCTGCACGTGAGGAGAGTTTCGATGGAGTTGGGCTGTTCGTCGACGGGCCGAACATGCTTCGAGACGAGTTCGACGTCGACCTCGATGATATCCGGGAGGCCGCCGCCGAGACGGGGCGGCTCGCGACTACTCGGCTCTATGTCGACGAACACGCCACCCCCGGACTGATTCAGGCCGCCGAAGCCCGCGGGTTTGAGGTTATCGTCACCAGCGGCGATGTCGACGTCAAGCTCGCGGTCGACGCCGCTCGCTTCGCGGTCGAACACCGCGGCGATACGCTCGCTATCGCCTCTCGAGACACCGATTTCAAACCCGTCCTCGAAGTCGCAAACAACAGTGGGCTCCGGACGCTGGCGATTGCCCCCGGCAAACACGGCCGATCCGACGCGCTCCGCAACGCCGCTACTGAGAGTATAACGCTGGAAGATGAAGAGTAGCAACTG
This sequence is a window from Halohasta litchfieldiae. Protein-coding genes within it:
- a CDS encoding YeaH/YhbH family protein, coding for MGLRDDLDRFREVGDQRRQDLEEFISYGDLGGSRPDQVKIPVKIVDLPEFSYDKRSMGGVGQGQGGTPQPGQPVGPPEPGDGDEEGEPGEEGGEHEYYEMDPEEFAQELDEELGLDLEPKGKRVVEEIEGDFTDVTKVGPKGTLDFEELFKRGLKRKLAMDFDDEYIREALKIEGKGPESIFEWARSEERIPVSFAWIEEAYNEIPADERTKWSSFEEFEANVDQTTVGQRIRRDGIKEIPFRREDERYRHPEIIEKKERNVVVINIRDVSGSMREQKRELVERTLTPLDWYLTGKYDNAEFHYIAHDADAWEVEREKFFGIRSGGGTRISSAYELAAEILEEYPFSEWNRYVFAAGDSENSSNDTKDRVIPLMQEIPANLHAYVETQPGGTAINATHAEEVERALGTTGNVAVTRVTQPDDVVDAIYEILSTEDGAESDSQ
- a CDS encoding SpoVR family protein, whose product is MKDERLDARRIAAGLDESVSEAANLARKLGLDPYPVNYWIVDHDEMNELIAYSGFQDRYPHWRWGMAYDRQQKKDQFGMGKAFEIVNNDNPSHAFLQESNTMADQKAVITHVEAHADFFANNSWFGLYSDRGVDGSDPDAAAMLERHGEAIAQYMDDPDIERTEVERLIDAVLCIEDTIDQHRTLAAADSDDADHDLEDIHDRLDQLGLSEDVRQQVFDEEWLEARAAADEAAGIDDPRLDVIAFLRDHGKRFDAEAGKAVDREEWETDVIERLREESYYFAAQKMTKVMNEGWAAYWESLMMGDERFAGTDEFITYADHQARVLGSPGLNPYKLGKELWDHLENTTNRQEVADKLLRVEGITWRNFKETVDFDEIAALLAPDPVIAGVDTERLDELAEMADEGDPRIDAEAVDRAIATRDGELDSDDPEAIDVDRYPWKVLTYEGLAERHFSLAKRQNRGFIKRVDRSELEQLARYMFDDEKYVTVEEAIADVDYSAGWDRMREVRESHNDVTFIDEFLTGEFVLHNNYFTYEYSHAGGEYRVASTAAEDVKTKLLLQFTNFGKPSIAVYDGNFDNKGELLLGHRYNGVALDIGEAKDVLERVFDLWGRPVNLMTIRTEYDDHELEVARRRGREPEGTEVGIRIRFDGTGFEEHNLEPELADAIEASEVDYDTKPDEWLA
- the gcvPB gene encoding aminomethyl-transferring glycine dehydrogenase subunit GcvPB yields the protein MIYDQAQYTEDDAKHEPLLSEKDTSTVEISGKDESPLPDDLTRDYLTLPSLSEPELARHYTRLSQMNWSIDSGPYPLGSCTMKYNPKFTEDVAADPNAAIHPDRSARSAQGNLGLLHGLQEYLATIGGMDAVTLQPPAGAAGEFTGILIAKAYHEHHGNDRSEVIIPASAHGTNFATAAMAGYDVVELPSDEGGRVDLEALKAAVSDETAALMLTNPNTVGLFERDIVEIAETVHDVGGLLYYDGANLNALLGRGRPGDMGFDIMHYNVHKTFATPHGGGGPGAGPVGVVDDLAAFLPTPRVRETDDGDYERFEPAQSIGKVHGFAGNWLVVVKAYAYIARLGDAGLSDASAKAVLNANYLAEQLEMDVPYGPFHHEFAATAGDRDAADIAKRMLDFGVHPPTTKWPEMVPEAMLTEPTEIESRRTLDTLAEAFNNAYSDTDEAIETAPSRTTAGRIDQVDAARNPRLSWQALDE
- the gcvPA gene encoding aminomethyl-transferring glycine dehydrogenase subunit GcvPA translates to MTDTDGSPFAPHTAEETAAMLDSVGVDTEADLFDIPDEVAFDGNFGIEPRSEQAIRGEMQRLFARNDDLTEFMGRGHYSHYVPSLVDHLSDRAEFLTSYTQYQPEITQGFLQALFEYQSMLVELTGLPVANCSMYDGATALAEAALLADRVRETSGQTILVPELLREGKRSVLENYVDGAGLSVESYPMDDGNVDREALVDLAGEETVMIYAENPTVRGTIEEGLSEIGELATDTEAVFCLGSDLVALSLLEEPASVGADVVVGEADVLGLPTSYGMGLGIFATSDRFLRQVPGRLVGVGSDVDKRRAYTLTLQTREQHIRKERATSNICTNQAWVALRAAIHIASLGPDGLVDLAEDCVRDAAALAERVDDIEGYQAPIHDRHHFREFVVHTDQPAAAITADVEAEGYAIHAIEDHLLQICLTETTSHATDGLVDALQEAA
- the gcvH gene encoding glycine cleavage system protein GcvH; this translates as MSFDVPDDLSYLESHEWTTTDDETVRIGVSDFAQDELGDVVFVELPAVGDEIDAGSAFGVVESIKAVSDLYAPISGAVTAVNEDLFDQPELVNDDPFGDGWMLEVDPSDDSEFDDLLSADEYRDQIA
- the gcvT gene encoding glycine cleavage system aminomethyltransferase GcvT codes for the protein MARRHPPLAERHTAHGASVTEFGGWEMPVEFDSIKTEHAAVRDHVGIFDVSHMSEIEVTGRDATQLMDRLTTNDVASLSPGRAQYACITREDGVILDDTVVYRLPDREGEAAYLFIPNAGHDSQFTEWWIDHRDEWGLTASVDNVTEQWAMFAVQGPEAPAHVAAAADDSILDLSRFEHTRGEIAGVDCRIARTGYTGEDGFEILCPTADAEAVWTAFDCQPCGLGARDTLRIEMGFLLSGQDFDPTEEPRTPYEADIAFTVDLDTDFVGRDALADLQEQGVDQTFVGVTMLERGVPRNGYQLVDEAGEEIGTLTSGTMSPTLSEGIGLGYVDIEHATPDESVSIVVRGTEKRAELTALPFVSK
- a CDS encoding NYN domain-containing protein, giving the protein MSSAREESFDGVGLFVDGPNMLRDEFDVDLDDIREAAAETGRLATTRLYVDEHATPGLIQAAEARGFEVIVTSGDVDVKLAVDAARFAVEHRGDTLAIASRDTDFKPVLEVANNSGLRTLAIAPGKHGRSDALRNAATESITLEDEE